A single Lolium perenne isolate Kyuss_39 chromosome 6, Kyuss_2.0, whole genome shotgun sequence DNA region contains:
- the LOC139832452 gene encoding uncharacterized protein: MRADGATESRHPPPSSLTFTELHTALGEAHVAEIKRLTALVEEAAQKNRKLIALGTEAQAKALAEAREGFVKESFYREAEFRAQQAEEARKRAKAEVAELTKVLEQKGRELEDVITEYKVKLEAATDARDSARGAAASLREEVAALKQQHAKELAAEKEASEGIVLAVQAEKTNFEAFVREMSRQILGKFLLSHFLFYLPGGLSI; the protein is encoded by the exons ATGCGAGCGGACGGGGCGACCGAGTCGCGTCATCCGCCGCCGTCTTCATTGACCTTCaccgagctccacacggcgcttggcgaggcgcatgtg gcggagattaagcggctgaccgcgcttgtggaggaggcggcgcagaagaaccggaagctgattgccctgggca cagaggcgcaggcaaaggctcttgccgaggctcgggaagggttcgtcaaggagtccttctaccgtgaagccgagttccgggcgcagcaggccgaagaggcccggaaaagggcgaaagcggaggtggcggaattgacgaaggtcctggagcagaagggccgggagctggaggacgtcatcaccgaatacaaggtgaagctggaggccgcgactgatgcgcgggactctgcacgtggggctgccgcgtctctgcgggaggaggtggcggccttgaagcagcagcacgccaaagaacttgctgcggagaaggaggcgtccgagggcatcgtcctggcggtgcaggccgagaagaccaacttcgaggctttcgtcagggagatgtcgcggcagattcTTGGTAAGTTCTTGTTGTCGCACTTCTTGTTTTATTTGCCGGGGGGTTTGAGTATCTGA